A DNA window from Panthera tigris isolate Pti1 chromosome X, P.tigris_Pti1_mat1.1, whole genome shotgun sequence contains the following coding sequences:
- the LOC122235477 gene encoding PWWP domain-containing DNA repair factor 3B-like yields the protein MAAEYILCNWKGHIWPAKVLSRSGISPKYMRKRALSLEVQILSVGKKIKVKSTDIKILNESQIESITSLLVAQSKASVPPGQKVAYRNALKVALEILNKRANFGPARASDGLETTTPSQRGPQKQAHKKYRKPKGTLLRSLRKRKNLKSLLVCSQNKNAPDSGRSQAHTTITHTLRERRAKSSRSCSMCSKFPSLLEDDHKTGGRPHAHTMVTRTLRERRAKASRSCSVCSKFSSLSEHDHKTGGQPHAHATVTRTLRERRAKSSRSCSVSSKFSSLLEDDHKTGGRPHAHTTVTHTLRERRAKSSRSCSVCSKLPSLLEDDHKTGGRPHAHTTVTRTLRERRAQSSRSCSVSSKFSSLPEDDHKTGGRPHAHTTVTRTLRERRAKSSRSCSVSSKFSSLSEDVHKTGGRPHAHTTVTRTLRERRAESSQSCSVSSKFSSLPKDDHKTRGRPHAHTTVTRTLRERRAKSSRSCSVCSKFSSLLEDDHKTGGRPHAHTTVTHTLRERRAESSRSCSVSSKFSSLSEDVHKTGGRPHAHTTVTRTLRERRAESSRSCSVSSKFSSLPEDDHKTGGRPHAHTMVMRTLREKRAKSSQSCSVSSKFSSLLEDVHKAGGQPHTHTTVTRTLKERRAKSSRSGSVSSKFPSLSEDDHKTGGKGNRDTSRGMSLHRTVKEKGTSAKDGGVLPPLSPSFNLTLPKAHKEGAHDTYPRTLAVSSESSAFSGNVEDHGEVAWKPGLEGAAASSSAPNQRRCYSLGLANRKRKLQVTEFEKGLQELQPSVNSKAINPTTTIKKNANKEMGQVASMGFPQGPCPIEGGMMVWFKFQNHPFWPAVVKSVSQTEQTARVLLVEANMHCEMSGIRVPLRRLKHLDCKEKEKLIKRARKLYEQSVNWCLSLIAHYRERLRRGSFAGSFLDYYAADISYPIRKAIQDRDLEIDFPKVNYADLEDSEEETSLDGKKPCKKILPDRMKAARDRANQKLVDFIVKTKGADHHLLDIVQGRKQSRWLVSFRNSSRYVICVETYLEDEDQLDVVVRHLQEIYKQIDKKTLNLVRDDKVSFVLEVLLPEAIICSIAALDGLDYKEAEKKYLQGPPVHYREKELFDKNILKKIRKR from the coding sequence ATGGCTGCTGAGTATATCCTATGCAATTGGAAAGGCCACATTTGGCCAGCAAAGGTTTTGTCCAGATCTGGGATCTCAccaaaatatatgaggaaaagAGCACTTTCTCTAGAAGTTCAAATACTCTCAgtaggtaaaaaaattaaagtgaaaagcACAGACATAAAGATCCTAAATGAGTCTCAAATTGAATCCATTACCTCCTTGCTAGTGGCCCAGTCAAAGGCCAGTGTTCCACCAGGACAGAAAGTGGCCTACAGAAATGCTCTTAAAGTGGCACTGGAGATCCTGAATAAGAGAGCAAATTTCGGTCCAGCAAGAGCATCAGATGGTCTAGAGACCACTACACCATCTCAAAGGGGACCACAAAAGCAAGCTCATAAAAAGTACCGGAAGCCTAAAGGTACCTTACTGAGGagtcttaggaaaagaaaaaacctcaaaTCGCTGCTGGTGTGTTCACAGAATAAAAACGCCCCAGACAGTGGCCGATCACAGGCGCACACAACCATCACGCATACACTAAGGGAAAGGCGAGCAAAGTCCTCGCGAAGCTGCAGCATGTGCTCAAAGTTCCCATCACTTTTGGAAGATGATCATAAGACAGGAGGCcgaccacacgcacacacaatggTCACGCGTACTCTAAGGGAAAGGCGAGCAAAGGCCTCGCGAAGCTGCAGCGTGTGCTCCAAGTTCTCATCACTTTCAGAACATGATCATAAGACAGGAGGTCAACCACACGCACACGCAACAGTCACGCGTACTCTAAGGGAAAGGCGAGCAAAGTCCTCGCGAAGCTGCAGCGTGTCCTCAAAGTTCTCATCACTTTTGGAAGATGATCATAAGACAGGAGGTcgaccacacgcacacacaacagTCACACATACTCTAAGGGAAAGGCGAGCAAAGTCCTCGCGAAGCTGCAGCGTGTGCTCAAAGCTCCCATCACTTTTGGAAGATGATCATAAGACAGGAGGCCGACCACACGCGCACACAACGGTCACGCGTACTCTAAGGGAAAGGCGAGCACAGTCCTCACGAAGCTGCAGCGTGTCCTCAAAGTTCTCATCACTTCCGGAAGATGATCATAAGACAGGAGGCcgaccacacgcacacacaacggTCACGCGTACTCTAAGGGAAAGGCGAGCAAAGTCCTCGCGAAGCTGCAGCGTGTCCTCAAAGTTCTCATCACTTTCAGAAGATGTTCATAAGACAGGAGGCAGACCACACGCGCACACAACGGTCACGCGTACTCTAAGGGAAAGGCGAGCAGAGTCCTCGCAAAGCTGCAGCGTGTCCTCAAAGTTCTCATCACTTCCGAAAGATGATCATAAGACAAGAGGTcgaccacacgcacacacaacggTCACACGTACTCTAAGGGAAAGACGAGCAAAGTCCTCGCGAAGCTGCAGCGTGTGCTCAAAGTTCTCATCACTTCTGGAAGATGATCATAAGACAGGAGGCcgaccacacgcacacacaacggTCACGCATACTCTAAGGGAAAGGCGAGCAGAGTCCTCGCGAAGCTGCAGCGTGTCCTCAAAGTTCTCATCACTTTCAGAAGATGTTCATAAGACAGGAGGCAGACCACACGCGCACACAACGGTCACGCGTACTCTAAGGGAAAGGCGAGCAGAGTCCTCGCGAAGCTGCAGCGTGTCCTCAAAGTTCTCATCACTTCCGGAAGATGATCATAAGACAGGAGGTcgaccacatgcacacacaatggtCATGCGTACTCTAAGGGAAAAGCGAGCAAAGTCTTCACAAAGCTGCAGTGTGTCCTCAAAGTTCTCATCACTTTTGGAAGATGTTCATAAGGCAGGAggccaaccacacacacacacaacggtcACGCGTACTCTAAAGGAAAGGCGAGCAAAGTCCTCGCGAAGCGGCAGTGTGTCCTCAAAGTTCCCATCACTTTCAGAAGATGATCATAAGAcaggaggcaaaggaaatagGGACACCTCAAGAGGTATGTCTTTGCATCGCACAGTCAAAGAGAAGGGTACAAGTGCTAAAGATGGAGGTGTCCTTCCACCTTTGTCACCAAGCTTCAACCTCACTTTGCCCAAAGCTCACAAAGAAGGGGCACATGACACCTACCCAAGGACCCTGGCTGTCTCCTCTGAAAGCTCTGCCTTCTCAGGGAATGTTGAGGACCATGGAGAGGTTGCCTGGAAGCCAGGCTTGGAAGGTGCAGCAGCATCCTCCAGTGCCCCTAACCAGAGGCGGTGTTATTCACTCGGTCTGGCAAATAGAAAAAGGAAGCTGCAGGTGACAGAGTTTGAGAAAGGGCTGCAAGAACTTCAACCTTCAGTCAACTCAAAGGCTATTAACCCCACCACCACTATTAAAAAGAATGCCAACAAAGAAATGGGACAAGTGGCAAGCATGGGTTTTCCACAAGGGCCTTGTCCCATTGAAGGAGGAATGATGGTCTGGTTTAAATTTCAGAATCACCCATTTTGGCCTGCAGTAGTAAAGAGTGTCAGCCAAACAGAGCAGACTGCAAGGGTGCTTTTGGTTGAGGCAAACATGCACTGTGAAATGAGTGGCATTCGAGTTCCTCTTCGAAGATTAAAGCACCTGGattgtaaagagaaagaaaaactaataaagaGAGCCAGGAAATTGTATGAGCAAAGTGTGAACTGGTGCCTCTCCCTGATTGCCCACTACAGAGAAAGGCTCAGGCGAGGTTCTTTTGCAGGCAGTTTCCTGGACTATTATGCTGCTGACATCAGTTACCCAATTAGGAAAGCCATCCAAGACAGGGATCTGGAGATTGATTTCCCAAAGGTGAATTATGCCGACCTGGAAGATTCTGAGGAGGAGACCTCCCTGGACGGGAAGAAGCCCTGCAAGAAAATTCTCCCTGACCGGATGAAGGCTGCTCGGGACCGAGCCAACCAGAAGCTAGTGGACTTCATCGTGAAAACAAAGGGGGCCGATCACCATCTTCTGGACATTGTCCAAGGCAGGAAACAGTCCAGGTGGCTGGTATCATTTAGGAATTCGAGCAGGTACGTGATCTGCGTTGAAACATACCTGGAGGACGAAGACCAGTTGGATGTGGTGGTAAGACATTTACAAGAAATCTACAAACAAATAGACAAGAAAACGCTGAATCTGGTAAGGGATGACAAAGTGAGTTTTGTTCTGGAAGTTCTTCTGCCAGAAGCAATCATTTGTTCAATTGCTGCACTTGATGGATTAGATTacaaggaggcagaaaaaaagtACCTACAGGGGCCACCTGTGCATTACCGGGAAAAAGAGCTATTTGATAAAAATAtcctaaagaaaataagaaagagataA